The following are encoded together in the Bacillus sp. V2I10 genome:
- a CDS encoding MBL fold metallo-hydrolase — MSDQMESSFENKWMPMTSVASGLEFDVLPGVYCYTNQIVNVVFLRSGNDWYLIDAGMPHSADTIKSAFEAHAGVEVAPKAILLTHGHFDHVGSIIELIEQWQVPVYAHELEQPYLTGQKDYPEPDGSVEGGLIAKMSPLFPNDAINLTDHVQAFGENGQIPGLAEWKWIHTPGHTPGHVSFYREEDRTLIAGDAFVTVRQDSLYKVFTQMQEISGPPRYLTTDWQAAWDSVKTLEALKPSTAITGHGLPMSGEVLRKGLAELSRDFEKLAVPDHGKYLQ, encoded by the coding sequence ATGAGTGACCAAATGGAGAGCTCCTTTGAGAACAAATGGATGCCGATGACATCTGTTGCAAGCGGGCTGGAATTCGATGTCCTGCCAGGGGTCTACTGCTACACCAATCAAATCGTAAATGTAGTTTTTTTAAGAAGCGGCAATGACTGGTATTTGATTGATGCGGGCATGCCGCACTCTGCAGACACGATTAAATCGGCTTTTGAAGCGCATGCTGGCGTAGAAGTTGCGCCTAAAGCAATATTGCTGACACACGGGCACTTTGATCATGTGGGGAGCATCATTGAACTTATCGAACAGTGGCAGGTTCCAGTCTATGCTCATGAACTCGAACAGCCTTACCTGACCGGTCAAAAAGATTATCCGGAACCGGATGGAAGCGTTGAAGGCGGCTTGATCGCCAAGATGTCACCGCTTTTTCCGAATGATGCCATCAATCTAACTGATCATGTTCAGGCATTTGGAGAAAATGGACAAATTCCAGGATTAGCAGAATGGAAATGGATCCATACGCCTGGTCACACACCTGGCCATGTTTCCTTCTATCGCGAAGAAGACCGGACTTTGATCGCAGGAGATGCGTTTGTAACTGTAAGACAGGATTCACTTTATAAGGTGTTTACTCAAATGCAGGAAATTTCTGGTCCTCCAAGGTACTTAACAACAGACTGGCAAGCTGCCTGGGACTCAGTGAAAACCTTGGAAGCACTTAAGCCATCAACTGCTATTACAGGCCATGGACTGCCAATGTCAGGCGAAGTCTTGAGAAAAGGACTGGCTGAATTAAGCAGGGATTTCGAAAAGCTTGCGGTGCCTGATCATGGGAAATATCTTCAATAG